A DNA window from Motilibacter aurantiacus contains the following coding sequences:
- a CDS encoding WXG100 family type VII secretion target, giving the protein MANVNVTYQDMQTAAKDLRKGQSDIETTLRALKRQVDALVTGGYVTDSSSKAFSGAYTEFDTGVTKVITGLEGMGAYLDAAARTFQQADQELAAALAR; this is encoded by the coding sequence ATGGCGAACGTCAACGTCACGTACCAGGACATGCAGACCGCCGCGAAGGACCTGCGCAAGGGCCAGAGCGACATCGAGACGACGCTGCGCGCGCTGAAGCGGCAGGTGGACGCGCTCGTCACGGGCGGCTACGTCACCGACAGCTCGAGCAAGGCGTTCTCGGGGGCCTACACCGAGTTCGACACCGGCGTGACGAAGGTGATCACCGGCCTGGAGGGCATGGGCGCCTACCTCGACGCCGCCGCCCGGACCTTCCAGCAGGCCGACCAGGAGCTCGCGGCGGCCCTGGCCCGCTGA
- a CDS encoding ABC transporter ATP-binding protein: MAPVSFRKATRVYPGQEKPAVNQLEIGDGEFLVLVGPSGCGKSTSLRMLAGLEEVNSGNIFVGNKDVTDLPPKDRDIAMVFQNYALYPHMSVAENMGFALKIAGVGKEERANRVREAAKLLDLEEYLDRKPKALSGGQRQRVAMGRAIVRQPQVFLMDEPLSNLDAKLRVQTRTQIASLQRRLGVTTVYVTHDQVEAMTMGDRVAVLKDGVLQQVDSPRHMYERPANVFVAGFIGSPAMNLTQFPVTAEGADLGHGAVLPLPRVALDQLGGEREVTVGYRPESLTVVPQGTPGAFPVMVNVVEELGAEAHAYCSFLDAQGGPTGRTDVIVRVEPRAVPDKGSQIYVRINQNEEHLFSVSSGNRIDF, translated from the coding sequence ATGGCGCCCGTTTCCTTCCGCAAGGCCACCCGGGTCTATCCCGGGCAGGAGAAGCCAGCGGTCAACCAGCTCGAGATCGGCGACGGCGAGTTCCTCGTCCTCGTCGGCCCGTCCGGCTGCGGCAAGTCCACCTCGCTGCGCATGCTGGCCGGCCTGGAGGAGGTCAACTCCGGCAACATCTTCGTCGGCAACAAGGACGTCACCGACCTGCCGCCGAAGGACCGGGACATCGCCATGGTGTTCCAGAACTACGCGCTCTACCCGCACATGTCCGTCGCCGAGAACATGGGCTTCGCGCTCAAGATCGCCGGGGTCGGCAAGGAGGAGCGCGCCAACCGTGTCCGCGAGGCCGCCAAGCTGCTCGACCTCGAGGAGTACCTCGACCGCAAGCCGAAGGCGCTCTCCGGCGGCCAGCGCCAGCGGGTCGCGATGGGCCGCGCGATCGTCCGCCAGCCGCAGGTCTTCCTCATGGACGAGCCGCTGTCGAACCTCGACGCCAAGCTCCGGGTCCAGACCCGCACGCAGATCGCCTCGCTGCAGCGCCGCCTCGGCGTCACGACCGTCTACGTCACGCACGACCAGGTCGAGGCCATGACGATGGGCGACCGCGTCGCGGTGCTCAAGGACGGCGTGCTGCAGCAGGTGGACTCGCCCCGGCACATGTACGAGAGGCCCGCGAACGTCTTCGTCGCCGGCTTCATCGGCTCGCCCGCCATGAACCTCACGCAGTTCCCGGTGACCGCCGAGGGCGCCGACCTCGGCCACGGCGCGGTCCTGCCGCTGCCGCGCGTGGCGCTGGACCAGCTCGGCGGCGAGCGCGAGGTGACGGTCGGGTACCGGCCCGAGTCGCTCACGGTGGTGCCGCAGGGCACCCCCGGCGCCTTCCCCGTCATGGTCAACGTCGTCGAGGAGCTCGGCGCGGAGGCGCACGCCTACTGCAGCTTCCTCGACGCGCAGGGCGGCCCCACCGGCCGTACCGACGTCATCGTCCGGGTCGAGCCGCGCGCCGTGCCGGACAAGGGCTCGCAGATCTACGTGCGCATCAACCAGAACGAGGAGCACCTGTTCTCGGTGTCGAGCGGCAACCGCATCGACTTCTGA